A window of Adhaeribacter arboris genomic DNA:
TGCCGCCGAGTTAATAATCTGATCAATGGCTACCAGCGAGAAGTTAAAGGTCATAAATTCAACAATCGGGCGCAGGCCGTTCATGGCGGCACCAATACTTATTCCGGCAAAACCAAGTTCGGCAATGGGAGTATCTATAATCCGTTGAGGACCAAACTCATCCAGCATTCCCTGACTTACTTTATAAGCTCCGTTGTATTCGGCTACTTCTTCGCCCATTAAAAAAATACTAGGGTCGCGCCGCATTTCTTCGGTCATGGCTTCGCGCAAAGCCTCTCTAAACTGAATTGTTCGCATTTAAATTTTGTTTTATTCTAGCTAAGATGATGTTACAAGCTCCTTCTGTTAGCTAATCCTAGAAAAATCAATTAAAATCCGGAAAGGCAACATTCGCTTTTTTAACAATCAAAACTACGTATTTTCTGAAATACTTACAGTATGTAGCCTTAAATTTTGTGATTAGTACGAAGAAAAAGCAAGTTACAGCCAGCCAAAACTTACTTTTATTTTATGCAGGAGCAATGCTTGACCCAAAGACAATGTGTCGGGGTATTCTGCAACCTTGTACCTGGTAAGTAGTACATACAATATACCTGGCAAAAGAACTTGATTCGTTTGGAAACTAAAATTATTCTTACCTGTTTTCCGTATTAGTAAACTAAAGCAGAAATAGTAGACGGAAAGCAGTAAGTAAAAATCGGGTTTTAGCTTTGTGTTTTATAGTATAAATTTACAGTATAAATGAAACGGTTACAATATTTTATCGAGTCGCAGGCATTTGGCGTTTGTACGGCTTTAGGCGAAAAACTAGGTTTTGCCACCAGCAGTATCCGGATGTCTTTTATTTATTTATCGTTCCTTACTTTTGGCTCACCGGTTCTTATTTACCTCATGCTGGCTTTTTGGCTAAATATTCAGAAATGTTTGCGTCGGCAGAAAAGTACGGTTTGGGATTTTTAAATCTTACTAGCACTTACTTAATTTCTGAATGAAGTAAACCTTTTGAATTTTAATTCGCGGTACGATTTTTTTCGCCGGATAAAATATTCCCATACAATACTGCCATTAAACCAACCCGATAAATTAGGTAAATCTAAGCCAAATTGTTCTGCTCGCTTTTGTCGCCAATAGGATCTGTTTTGCCAAACGGCTCGGTGCGCCTTTAATACGGCCCAACTATCTGCCGGGTGCCCACTCAATAAAAATTTTAAGGCTGC
This region includes:
- a CDS encoding PspC domain-containing protein, whose protein sequence is MKRLQYFIESQAFGVCTALGEKLGFATSSIRMSFIYLSFLTFGSPVLIYLMLAFWLNIQKCLRRQKSTVWDF